Below is a genomic region from Salmo trutta chromosome 19, fSalTru1.1, whole genome shotgun sequence.
gtggaaactccttaaAGACTTTTTGGAAAGCATtacaggtaaagctggttgagagaatgccaagagtgtgcaaagctgtcaaaagtaaaaggtggctactttgaagaatataaaatatattttaatttgtttaacacttttttggtttctacatgattccatgtgttatttcatagttttgtcttcactattattctacaccttataaaatagtaaaaaataaagaaaacccctttaatgagtaggtgtgtccaaacttttgattggtattGTATACAAATGTCATTttccataataaaaaaaaaaaaacagttttatcTTTGTAGACttatgagggggggaaaaacaatttaatcaattttagaataaggctgtaacgcaacaaaatgttgaaaaattcaaggggtctgaatactttctgaatacactgtacatatcatgttgatatgttgatatgtgtaatgagtgtgtgctggtggcagggaagtcaggcgcaggagaacgaacttggtataaacagagtcgtttaataagtgctcacaaaactcagaaaaccaaaatatacaaaataaaaaaatgggtacaaaacccgtcgcacaccagaacataacttgcaTATAACatacaatcaccgacaaggacatgagggggaaacagagggttaaatacacaccatgtaattgatgggattgaaaccaggtgtgatgcAAGACAAGACAATAcccatggaaaatgaaaaatggatcagcgatagctagaaggccggtgacgtcgaccacagaacaccgcccaaacaaggagagggaccgacttcggcggaagtcgtaacAATATGTTTGcttccatatgactggtttcacatttgtctccagcgatAATAAGTAAATATCATCTAAAAAAATTGCTATCCCCTTCTCCAAACTCaattacctagctcttatcaatttaTACATTATAgcgcatggagaatggtgttatttctatagCAGatgtttttccacttggaaccgacCGGTGCTCggccttattcatggtttcctcatGCGTAAAGGTGGTGAAATGATGAGGGTATTAAATCATGGTCAGAATACAGCGTATCTGTAGACTCACCTCCGCCATACATTTCTATGATCTCCACCACAAACCAATAGCTGGCTGTTACATGCGTTTCCTCACACTCAAGTTCAAGGTCAAAATACACGTAAAGataaaagtgcataaaaagggaataaAGTCCCATTGATGTGCCTGTAACTCAAGTCTGAATTCCTCCTAAGCGAATTGTAAATAGATACATTTTCTAAGAATGAACTAGAAAATCCcctgaaaaaaatgtgtgtgcttgcttgtcTTGATAGTATTTATGGTATTGAAGTAGTATGTTTGAGGTGGCTTTCGGCAAGCACATTAATTATTTATGAGGTGTAAACTAAAAGGGGATGACAGTAAAGTTATGATGTTGATAATTTTGTAATGCCTATGATAATCTTTGCAGGGCTGGGGCAAAGGGGTAGTCTTCATCAATGGTTTGAACCTGGGGCGCCACTGGTATATCGGCCCCCAGCAAACACTCTACCTCCCAGGACCTTTTCTCAACAGTGGAGTAAACCAGGTAGGACTCACTACAAGCACTTAGTCAGCAACATTATGATAAGATAATAAGACATTAAAAGAGATCATACATGCTCTTAGTCTTAGGTTCACAAAGTTGTGTTTACTTACAGTCTCGTTCAGTTACCCTCATGTGTCTCTTCATCTTCATTTTCATCaacatcataatcatcatcatcatcattcaggTCATTGTGTTTGAAGAGCAGGAAGCTGATTATAAAATCACGTTTGAAGAGACTCCTGATCTGGGCATGGCTGTGGACATTCAGTAACTGCATTCCCAAGCTACTTTACTTTTAATAAACAATAATAATGGATGGatcattttttcttcttctctgggaCCCAAAATGCTGTACATTGTATGGGGATAACTCACTTTATCGATCTTGAGCAGAATATTGTTCACCATTTTATTGACGTAAATGTCATCCAAACTGGATTATTATTGAATCTAGTAACGAGAACAAAATACCACAGCCTAAAAACAAAGCTATTTTCAACTGGAATCATTGTGTTGGCTAAACAAGTCATCAACGTCTGTATGTGTCATGATGACAGGTATTTTGGTTATAACAAATGGCATGTCATGTTAATGATAGCATTCTGGTGACTCTTGCTTCCAAACAAAATGTTATACCTGTATCATTTGACCACGGATTGATAGGCTACAAGAGCTTCAGCAGTTTTATTTTAGTATTCATCATGCATCAAATTGGCAAATATGAGTTAGTGTGCTGTATGTGCTTTGCACTTCAATAATGTCTCTTCCCTGAGACCAGGACTGTATAGGATtaattaatacaaaatgaaacCAATGCTATGATTTTGAACAGAAATTACAATATCAACAAGAATAATAAACCACGTCAAACAAGGAAAGCAAAGAGATGCTGACATACTAAGTGCATTTTTATGATCGTATTTACATATAAATATTACAGTGGCAGTTTACAATGCAGATGTATTCCTTCTGTTTACCTTTGAATATCAAATCAAAGGTCAATAAGTGGCGTTTGGGGTCCAGACTGGTCCAGACAGGTCAGAAAATGACATACTGTATCAAGGGAAGACTATTACTGGCATGTATCCTCTGACTGTAGTATGTGTTGTGAAATAATAATATCGCATTGACTAGCattgtaacatttttttttttaataaaacgaTTTCATTGGCAACGTCCTCACCTATTTTCTGTTGGAGGTGAAACAGCATTTCACACCAAAATTAACATAGGCAGCAGAGCCTGATCTTAAAGTGCTGATGCAATCAGTAGTGTTATGTGATCAGTAAAACATGTGCAAATGGACAAAAAACAAACAACCAAAagtctgtgtgcatgtgcgtcACGCATGCGCACCCACTcgtatatgtgtgtgcatgtctgtgtgtgtgtatgtgtgtgtctgtgcacatacatttgtatgtgtgtaCACTGTGCACGCCTATCTGTGTATgtgacgtgtttgtgtgtgtgagacgtgtCCTAATTAGTGATTTGAGGGAGTGGAGCTGTCTGAATAGCTCAGTGTTTTACAGTGGAACGTGGGAAGGGTTCATGTCCTCTCCAGATCAGTCTGTCAGTCAATGCTGACTCGAGTCAGACAAGGACCCCTTTATCCAGCTCTGCTCCACACCACTAGAACAGTCCGCTCCACAACAAAGGGAGCCCAATCACCAGCAAACAAGGGCCATTCAGGTCCCCTGATTGGTCCGGTTTGGTCCAGTACCTAGTTTTGAGGATGTTGATTGGACAGTTGGTTTGTGTCGGCTGGGTTGAGAATGCTTCTTATTGGCCACTGTAATGAACCACCGACAGTAGTCTGAACCACCGACAGTCTTTTGTCTTAAGCTGCACTCTGGCGACTGGCTAGCTCCTCGTGTACAGCTTCCATCGATGCATCAGTAAAACGCTTAGCTAGATAcagtaccatcatctttgaagcTATGCTTTGATATTCTACGCCTGTATTGATACGTGGCTATGTGCTGCTTGTAGTAGACAAGGTGGCTGTCTGACTCCCTTTACAGTACTATTACTGTAAATACATATTAAACTCCAATCCTGCCTGCCTGGATCTTGTCTTTTGTCAGTCCGTTTGGAATGACAGTCATATTTATTCCCTGTAACAACTCAATGGTATAAAGTCTATGGGCTTAGGAGATAAAGAACATACATAATTAAGAAATGATTTCATTGTTACATTCTCATTAATACCAAACATGGAGAGAATTGTTTAGGCAAATGGTTTTGAAGGGGGGTTCATAGACATTAAACcataaaaatagctttttagtaTGGATCACCTGTCAAGTTTTTATTTTATGAAATCATAATATCCCTGTTATACAAATTCAGACAGATTCGGGCAAAGCTTTACTCTatgaataataaaataatatgaaatgctttaatataataataataataagctcACAGAGGCTCAGATAGACAGGTTGGCCCTCAGACATAAGGTTGCAAAATTCCGTTTGAAAAACCTGGGAACTTTGGGAAAGGTACAGAAATGGTCAATTCTACATAATCCCAGTCACTTTAAAGCTTTCTTATTACCTGTGTTGGAAGAAGTTTCATATCTCCACGTTGGAGTCGGTAAATCCTTTCTTTCCCTCATTCACCAGAACAGGCTTCTCTGTCCTAGTGTGCCATACAagtacctggggggggggggggttaaagttAAAAGGGTGGAAAAGGTACAGCTGAAAGTATGTTTGTACCAGTTCAAAGATTACACAAATCTTTGAGCACCTTTTTTATCTTGTTTTTGAAGATGTTTGTATTGTTGTAGAGAGCGGAAGTATGATTCACTTGCTAGATTCGCCCTGATATTCAAACATGGTCAACATTTGCTGAAGATATATGGAGTGCGGAACTGTGTACGTGCGTATGTGAACACAGGTGGGGTCTAGGGGTCTAAAACACATGGGTTTATGAAACAACATGCATTTTCTAAAGCATTTGATCGGAAGTACATTTCATGaggcaaaatgtaaaaaatgttgagGATTAAAGGCCTTAGCAACTGAAAGCCTATTGAAATCCATACAGTAAGAGCAGTATTCTCCTCCATTTACAGTGGAAAAGAACAACTAAAAGACAAGTTTGCTTCAGTGACTTCCTGTGCATACCACTACACATGCCATTATTTGTTATGACAACATTCTCAGCGCACCAAAGTAGTTGAAATTAAGTCACTACAACAAGATTATAATGTCAGTGTAATATCAGCTGTAACCGATATAATTGTCTACTGGTCTTGTAATGGTCAACAGTCACAACACACCTCTTTAATATAATAATAGTatctgccatttagcagacacttttatccagagaaacttacagtagtgagtggataTATTTTCTTATGggtggaatcaaacccacaaccatagtgttgcaagcaccatgctctatcaactgagccacacagcacAACTATCAGATCCTCACCTTAGTGCAATTAGCAGCCTTGGGCTCCAGGTCGCTGAGGGTGACCAGCTCCCGCAGTAAGCTGCTCTCCTGGTATCCTCCCTTGACTCCCCGCAGCTTGAAGTAGGCCTGAGGTTTAAAGAGAATGAGGCGGAGGTTCACCGCAAACCCAGCCATGTCTATGGCAAAGGGTCGGTGGGGGTCAAACACAGTCTTCCATCCATACACCTTGCCCAGGGTGTTGACCTTAGGGGACTCGTAGCGCAGGCCGCCCACAAAGGCTACAGGCCACACCGACACCTTCCTCGTTGAACGCATCTACATTAGAAGAAGGAGAGAGGTTTGTTCCCATAGAGATTTGTattctatatgtaattatatGGTTGAGccattggttggagaaggattacTATGTGATCAATAAGTATTGATTTCCAGTATATTATATTAATTTATTTTATCATGCACAAATAGGCAGGTGTCAAGTGATGCCTATGTTTTTAGGCTGTGCATTTACCTAATGGAATACTGTAAGGATTCATGTTCTTTATGTCATTACACAGTTAGTGTGCACTGAAGCCAAAAATGTAGCCTATTTTGGTAACTCAAGAGGAAACAACTCTGTACTGCACAACATCTCTCCCTGTTCCACTCACCTCCTCAAACAGCTCCAGACTGTAGGTGTTGTCATCATCTGCAAAGTAGACGATACCTGGCTGGCTGTGTCTAATGTTGGAGCTGAAGGTCTCTCGGAGCCAGCGCAGGGCCAGGTTCCTCTGCATGGTTCCCCGGGGTATCCTGGGGTCCCTCGTGTCCCCACGCAGCTTATAGTTCCTGGGTGTCTCCACGTTGAGGTGAGTGTAGTTCAGGCTTGTTTCCCGGAGAAGCCTGGTGACCAGCGGGGTTCGTCGCTGGGAGTCCTCCACCAGGATCCAGTGCAGGTTAGGCACGTGGAGGAAGGTGTTGGCCAGACGTGTCAGCTCTGCCTTCTGGACCGGCCGGCTGTAGGTTGGGGTGACAACGTGGAGGGTGGGGAGGACATCAGACCAGGGCGGCGGGCGGCTGTAGACATATTCGGTGTGTACCACCTCCACAATGTCCTTGTTGTTCTCAGAGGAGCAGGGCTTCTTGAGGGTGAAGGTGTTCCGGGAGTCTCGCCGACTCTCATGTCTGTCATCTAGGAGAAGGGAATGAAAGCTGGTGTTGTTGGTATAATAAACAATTATAGACTGTTTAGGAACTGTACGTTTCCAGAAAGATGACCTTCGTAGAGAGTAAGGCAACATCTAGTTGTGCAAATAGTTGTACAGTTGGACTTAGCCATATGTTATGGAGTAAATTTTATTCAAAAGGTTTGAACAAACGTATCATTCTGAAATCTAATGCCATGCTCTTTTGCGAGACATGTAATCTCCTTGTGATAAATATAATATACTCATCACTAACTTATAAAGGAATGAAATAGTTGTCAGACTAATATGAGTCAGTTTAAGGTGTGAATCCGAATAgagaaatacactacatgaccaaaagtatgtagacacctgcttgtcgaacatttcattccaaaatcctgggcattaatatggagttaccacccccctttgctgctataacagcctccactcttgggggaaggctttccaatagatgttggaacatttgctGTGGGATTTGCTTCAAATTCAGCCACAagcgcattagtgaggttggcactgatgttgggcgattaggcctgcctcgcagtcggcattccaattcatcccaaaggtggtcgatggagttgaggtcagggctctgtacaggccagacaattattccacactgatctcgacaaaacatttttgtatggacctcattttgtgcatgggagcattgtcatgctgaaacaggaaagggtcttccccaaactgttgccacaaagttgaaaggaccaaattgtctagaatgtcattgtaggcTGTAGCGATAATATTTtgcttcactggaactaaggggcctatcaaaaacagccccaggccattattccccctccaccaaactttacagttggcactatgctttggggcaggtagcgttctcctgccatacgccaaacccagattcgttcatcggactgccagatggtgaagcgtgattcatccctccagagaacgtgtttccactgctccagtgtccaatggCGGCGATGTTTACACCACTCAAGCCAATGTTTGGAATAGCGCATGGTGATCATAGTCTTATGTAAGGCTGCtcgggccatggaaacccatttcttgtgctgacgttgcttccagaggcagtttggaactcggtagtaagtATTGTAAAAGAGGACACATTTTTATGcactcccattctgtgagcttgtgtggcctaccacttcgcggctgagccgttgtcgctcctagatgtttccacttcacaataacagtacttgcagttgaccgggacagctctagcagggcagaaatttgacgaactgacttgttggaaaggtggcatcctatgacggtgccatggtGGGGctgttcagtaaggccattctattgccaatgtttgtctatggagattgcatggctgtgtgctcgattttatacacctgccagcaacggtgtagctgaaatagctgaatccactcatttgaaagggtgtccacatactttttataTAATGCAATTCAATTCTGCAGACCATACATGTTGTACTGATAGAGCTCAAATTGATAGCAACCTCATGCCACGGTCTCACAAAATTACAATTTTCCTTCACACAATGGTGAGATTTTCAGATCATTATGAACAAAAACATATCCCCATTGTCTTAAAAGTCTTGCAATAGAGAATGAAGCATATTCTGATAAAATGTTAAGTGGGGGAAAATGCCAAAAATTCAGCTGTAAAATCAGGGACATGTGTAGATGTTGTTATTTTTAATCATGTCTCTAAAGTGTACTATACAAAGAGGAGCATCCCAAAATAAGCACAATTTTTTCCTTTACTAGAGAGACTAACCATGAAACCCCCCCTAGGTAAATGCAGGAACGACTTTTACCCTTTCGAGCATCTAGCAAGGGGTTGATGGCACTCTGATGCCAAACAGTGATGAGTAGCGTCCAAGGCAACACGATCAACACGATGGCCAGAATGTCTCGTCTCTTCGGCATCTCCGAGGTCAAACCTAAGCCACGTCATTACCTGCAACACACAACAGATGGGGAGTGTTATGTGCTTAGTCTCCTTTACACTTTTACAGTTCCCTCTGGAAGTATCATTTTGATATTGGCAACACAATAACAGTCTACTTACAGACATGTTAACATGTCGTTTTCCTCTGTTTTGACATGCAATGATTATTGTTAGCCAATTGACCTGCTAAGGCTAAGAGGTAGGGCTGTAAGCCGTGGTTAAACTGCCAGTAACTGCATGATTCATGTGCTCATACTCCTTGCAAGCCTCTTAACTTGTCATCagaatatataaactcagcaaaaaaataaacgtcctctcactgtcaactgcgtttattttcagtaaacttattaagatgtgtaaatatttgtatgaacataacaagattcaacaactgagacataaactgaagaagttc
It encodes:
- the LOC115154153 gene encoding galactosylgalactosylxylosylprotein 3-beta-glucuronosyltransferase 1; the protein is MPKRRDILAIVLIVLPWTLLITVWHQSAINPLLDARKDDRHESRRDSRNTFTLKKPCSSENNKDIVEVVHTEYVYSRPPPWSDVLPTLHVVTPTYSRPVQKAELTRLANTFLHVPNLHWILVEDSQRRTPLVTRLLRETSLNYTHLNVETPRNYKLRGDTRDPRIPRGTMQRNLALRWLRETFSSNIRHSQPGIVYFADDDNTYSLELFEEMRSTRKVSVWPVAFVGGLRYESPKVNTLGKVYGWKTVFDPHRPFAIDMAGFAVNLRLILFKPQAYFKLRGVKGGYQESSLLRELVTLSDLEPKAANCTKVLVWHTRTEKPVLVNEGKKGFTDSNVEI